In a genomic window of Nitrospiraceae bacterium:
- a CDS encoding outer membrane protein transport protein, giving the protein MSGISSAGRGVVCLVGVMMIWAVGYETSSAQVPRIQGQGTAASGQGNAFAAQADDPSALHYNPAGMTQLPGVQIMAGVLLSGGTTQFTGTTGATATGDRNGSLAWPPPSHTYVTANLKDLGITAFGDLTAGVGLTVPFGSITRWPDNGPFRNTTTFSTLPVLDIKPTLAYRLFDDLSIGVGADIYTFSGLFGEGQAEQQFIWPGGLGIPAGSQMELYGKDTAAGFNVSFLYTALRNGEGKPVANVAVVYRSQATLHLTGALLANGTKVQDATATLVLPQIISGAVALWPVRTDRHEWKLELDVDYVDWKSVRNLDVHLANGVTIPQPQNWQSTYAVMVGTEYRWLQLPSLPEWEVTLRGGYTNQQNQVPDATFNPGIPSADVNIISTGVGVLCKEYGSFFGLTRCGELGIGGFKPKAVGLDVSYQASLYEQRTISGNTGVRAPVNGVYSTTLHTGGVSIRVIY; this is encoded by the coding sequence ATGAGTGGTATTTCGTCAGCAGGAAGAGGAGTCGTCTGCCTTGTTGGAGTAATGATGATTTGGGCCGTAGGTTATGAAACGAGCTCGGCTCAGGTTCCGAGGATTCAGGGACAAGGAACGGCGGCATCTGGGCAGGGGAATGCTTTTGCTGCGCAAGCAGACGACCCATCAGCGCTCCATTACAATCCTGCCGGCATGACTCAATTACCTGGAGTCCAGATCATGGCCGGTGTATTGCTCTCCGGCGGGACGACGCAGTTTACCGGCACGACAGGGGCAACTGCGACCGGCGATCGAAATGGCAGCCTCGCCTGGCCCCCTCCCTCCCACACCTACGTCACGGCGAACCTCAAGGATCTCGGGATTACGGCCTTCGGTGATCTCACCGCCGGCGTAGGGTTGACCGTCCCCTTCGGCTCAATCACCCGATGGCCGGACAACGGGCCGTTTCGCAATACGACGACTTTTAGTACGTTGCCGGTGCTGGATATTAAACCGACGCTCGCCTACAGGTTATTCGACGATCTCTCGATTGGCGTTGGGGCCGACATCTATACGTTCAGCGGATTATTTGGAGAGGGGCAGGCGGAACAACAGTTCATCTGGCCGGGAGGGCTGGGCATTCCCGCCGGCTCGCAAATGGAACTCTATGGGAAGGATACAGCCGCCGGATTCAACGTCAGTTTCTTATATACGGCATTACGGAATGGGGAAGGGAAACCCGTAGCCAACGTGGCTGTGGTGTATCGGAGTCAGGCGACGCTGCACTTGACCGGAGCGTTGTTAGCCAACGGCACCAAAGTGCAGGATGCGACGGCCACCTTGGTATTGCCGCAGATCATTTCAGGAGCGGTGGCATTGTGGCCGGTCCGGACAGACCGTCATGAATGGAAGCTGGAACTGGATGTGGATTATGTTGACTGGAAATCAGTTCGAAATCTCGACGTCCACTTGGCGAATGGCGTGACGATTCCTCAACCTCAGAACTGGCAGAGCACCTATGCCGTCATGGTTGGCACCGAGTACCGGTGGCTGCAACTTCCATCGCTCCCAGAATGGGAAGTGACACTTCGCGGAGGGTATACGAACCAGCAGAACCAGGTGCCTGACGCGACCTTCAATCCAGGCATTCCATCGGCCGACGTCAATATAATTTCAACCGGAGTTGGTGTCTTGTGTAAAGAATATGGGTCGTTTTTCGGGTTAACGCGATGCGGGGAGCTTGGAATTGGCGGATTCAAACCGAAAGCGGTCGGCCTGGATGTCTCTTATCAAGCGTCACTCTACGAGCAACGGACTATTAGCGGCAATACAGGCGTGCGGGCTCCAGTGAACGGGGTCTACTCTACCACGTTGCACACGGGCGGTGTGTCCATTCGAGTCATATATTGA